A stretch of the Acidobacteriota bacterium genome encodes the following:
- a CDS encoding oligosaccharide flippase family protein — protein MATLLRRLTSGTFFYGLGQFLPRLVRFLLLPVFTLFLTPADYGVLELAGAAGGFLAIFLRLGLPGSATRFYFDYREGPELKDYITTLAWFLSLVSLGVGMLALMAAPWVLQRWLPDLQYAPFFVLAAITAILATNYELQLRLIQAREQASLAARLSVSRAGISIALSLLLVVGLRMGATGVLMAEAVVAGLFLLQAVRYLAPELRGNFRRELLGASALYGLGILPGHLMGTFTPLITRGWLSTAESLSAVGLLGIATRFALPMTLLVAAFQRAYQPVYFALRQSQGEEDRQQLATAVRTIWTSALGIALLVGLGGPALIQLMTPASFHDAAPLLTILSFGFLGHTLYTLLGSEIYFKKKTWLIPAISAASLLATLGVTALTVEGFGAAGVAWATVAGYWASALVASTVASRLVHIPHHWLALGRSTLVGGGLLVLGLLYPAQDPWMQLLRCGGAFAVFATLLWITGDPTLREAANRLRQLRPRGEDETP, from the coding sequence TTGGCCACCCTTCTCCGCCGCCTAACCTCCGGGACCTTCTTCTACGGTCTGGGGCAGTTCCTCCCAAGGCTGGTCCGCTTCCTGCTGCTGCCGGTCTTCACCCTCTTTCTAACTCCGGCGGATTATGGAGTCTTGGAGCTGGCGGGAGCGGCGGGGGGATTCCTCGCCATCTTCCTGCGGCTGGGGCTACCGGGCTCCGCTACCCGCTTCTACTTCGATTATCGGGAAGGGCCCGAGCTCAAGGACTACATCACCACCCTGGCGTGGTTTCTGAGCTTGGTCAGCCTGGGCGTGGGAATGCTGGCCTTGATGGCCGCGCCGTGGGTCTTGCAGCGCTGGCTCCCCGACCTGCAGTACGCGCCCTTCTTCGTCCTCGCCGCCATCACCGCCATCCTCGCCACCAACTACGAGCTGCAGCTGCGGCTGATTCAGGCCCGCGAGCAGGCCAGCCTGGCCGCCCGGCTGAGCGTCTCCCGAGCGGGCATCAGCATCGCCTTGTCCCTGCTCCTGGTGGTGGGCCTGCGCATGGGTGCCACCGGCGTCCTGATGGCCGAAGCGGTGGTCGCCGGGCTCTTCCTGCTGCAGGCGGTGCGCTACCTCGCCCCCGAGCTGCGGGGCAATTTCCGCCGCGAGCTGCTGGGAGCGTCCGCCCTCTATGGCCTGGGCATCCTGCCAGGGCACCTGATGGGCACCTTCACACCGCTCATCACCCGCGGCTGGCTCTCCACCGCCGAGTCCCTTTCAGCGGTGGGCCTGCTGGGCATCGCCACCCGTTTCGCGCTGCCCATGACCTTGTTGGTGGCCGCCTTCCAGCGCGCCTACCAGCCGGTGTACTTCGCCCTCCGCCAGTCGCAAGGAGAGGAAGACAGACAACAGCTGGCCACCGCCGTGCGCACCATCTGGACCAGCGCTCTGGGCATCGCCCTGCTGGTCGGCCTGGGAGGACCGGCGCTGATCCAGCTGATGACCCCGGCGAGCTTCCACGACGCCGCACCGCTGCTGACCATCCTCAGCTTCGGCTTCCTCGGTCATACCCTCTACACCCTGCTCGGCTCCGAGATTTACTTCAAGAAGAAGACCTGGCTGATCCCCGCCATCTCCGCCGCCTCCCTACTGGCAACCCTCGGCGTCACCGCTCTGACCGTCGAGGGTTTCGGCGCCGCCGGTGTCGCTTGGGCCACCGTTGCGGGCTATTGGGCCAGCGCCCTGGTAGCCTCCACCGTCGCCAGCCGCCTGGTGCACATTCCGCATCACTGGCTGGCCTTGGGCCGCTCGACACTGGTGGGCGGAGGGCTGCTGGTCCTGGGCCTGCTCTACCCGGCCCAGGACCCATGGATGCAGCTCCTCCGCTGCGGCGGTGCCTTTGCCGTCTTCGCCACGCTGTTGTGGATCACCGGCGATCCGACCCTGCGGGAAGCGGCGAACCGGCTGCGCCAGCTGCGGCCCCGGGGGGAGGACGAGACTCCATGA
- a CDS encoding glycosyltransferase — MPLTFSVCIPNYNYERYLGETLQSVLDQTYPHFEILVADNASTDRSVEVVRSFPPERIRLIENRYNIGFSPNLDRATAQATGDFLILLSSDDLMHRDALETYARVLEELGEEAENTVLTSAVDVIDSEGRLTGVSWRPRGELFYRQMSPQEAETKSWDTLTPETTGADETLAASLRQKNTPAAFLATCYSRSLYQRVEGYNNNHRIWPDSHFLNKLLSAGASLTYVPQRLFGYRIHNSNQLAQEAKGGALTYQVDAYMHTAEFPGDVLERIGVHRRELQKVFIEKAVMERGLQSLAAGNLSKAFRCLAFGFASYPGLALRQPKTWALAGLVALGPLGKVLANRLYRVHRRRSEARQG; from the coding sequence ATGCCCCTGACCTTCTCCGTCTGCATCCCCAACTACAACTACGAGCGCTATCTCGGCGAGACGTTGCAGAGCGTCCTCGACCAGACCTATCCCCACTTCGAGATCCTGGTGGCGGACAACGCCTCCACGGACCGTTCGGTGGAGGTGGTGCGCTCGTTCCCGCCGGAGCGCATCCGGCTGATCGAGAACCGCTACAACATCGGCTTCTCCCCCAACCTCGACCGCGCCACCGCCCAGGCCACCGGCGACTTCCTGATTCTCCTCTCCTCCGACGATCTGATGCACCGGGACGCCCTGGAGACCTACGCCCGGGTATTGGAGGAGCTGGGGGAGGAGGCAGAGAACACGGTGCTCACTTCCGCCGTCGACGTCATCGACTCCGAAGGCCGCCTCACCGGCGTCTCCTGGCGCCCCCGGGGAGAGCTCTTCTATCGGCAGATGTCGCCGCAGGAAGCGGAGACCAAGTCCTGGGACACCCTGACGCCGGAAACCACCGGCGCCGATGAGACCTTGGCGGCGTCGCTGCGGCAGAAGAACACGCCGGCGGCCTTCCTCGCCACCTGCTACTCCCGTAGCCTCTACCAGCGCGTGGAGGGCTACAACAACAACCACCGCATCTGGCCCGACAGCCATTTCCTCAACAAATTGCTCAGCGCCGGCGCCAGCCTCACCTACGTCCCCCAACGCCTTTTTGGCTACCGCATCCACAACAGCAACCAGCTGGCCCAGGAGGCCAAGGGTGGCGCTCTCACCTATCAAGTGGACGCCTACATGCACACGGCAGAGTTTCCCGGCGACGTGCTAGAGCGCATCGGCGTCCATCGGCGGGAACTGCAGAAGGTGTTCATCGAGAAGGCGGTGATGGAGCGCGGTCTCCAATCCCTGGCGGCGGGCAATCTCTCCAAAGCCTTCCGCTGTCTGGCCTTCGGCTTCGCCAGCTATCCGGGCCTCGCCCTGCGCCAACCCAAGACCTGGGCCCTGGCCGGCCTGGTGGCCCTGGGACCGCTGGGCAAGGTCCTGGCGAACCGGCTCTACCGCGTCCACCGGCGGCGTAGCGAAGCCCGACAGGGCTGA
- a CDS encoding N-acetylneuraminate synthase family protein, producing MRPILIAECCQNHNGRRDLLQRMIHQAAEAGADFVKLQAIRSRELTHRPRFDQGERRSDNGNEVVEVIQRPYQPELERLRTLDLTLDDEAWFVDECRRAGVASMTTLFTRTACREVEDLGYDAAKIASYDCRSYPLLRDVAERWSTVVCSTGATYDHEIEGAAYELAGTELTLLHCVTIYPTPMDQLHLRRMSFLRRFTPRVGWSDHTKPAETGLWASKIALALGATCIERHFTVLGPGETKDGPVSITPEHLKELRAFADLPRAERMALVRRDYPEWEQALGQARRSLSHGELLNRDYYAGRFASRVAGRWIYNWEDVDLDPLLDHEAPTMPPSV from the coding sequence ATGAGACCGATTCTGATCGCCGAATGCTGCCAAAACCACAACGGTCGCCGCGACCTACTCCAGCGCATGATCCACCAGGCCGCGGAGGCCGGCGCGGACTTCGTCAAGCTCCAGGCCATCCGGTCCCGGGAGCTGACCCACCGACCCCGCTTCGACCAGGGAGAGCGCCGTAGCGACAACGGCAACGAGGTCGTGGAGGTCATCCAACGGCCCTACCAGCCGGAGCTGGAACGGCTCCGCACCCTCGATCTGACTCTGGACGACGAGGCTTGGTTCGTCGACGAATGCCGGCGTGCCGGCGTCGCCTCAATGACGACCCTCTTCACCCGCACCGCCTGCCGTGAGGTTGAAGACCTGGGCTATGACGCGGCGAAGATTGCCAGCTACGACTGCCGTTCCTATCCCTTGCTGCGGGATGTGGCGGAGCGCTGGTCCACCGTCGTGTGCTCCACCGGCGCCACCTACGACCACGAGATCGAGGGCGCCGCCTACGAGCTCGCCGGCACCGAGCTCACCCTCCTGCACTGCGTGACCATCTACCCGACACCCATGGATCAGCTGCATCTGCGGCGCATGAGCTTCCTGCGACGCTTCACTCCCCGAGTCGGCTGGAGCGACCACACCAAACCCGCGGAAACGGGTCTTTGGGCGAGTAAGATCGCCCTCGCCCTGGGAGCCACCTGCATCGAGCGCCACTTCACCGTCCTCGGCCCCGGCGAGACCAAGGACGGCCCGGTGTCCATCACTCCGGAGCATCTGAAGGAGCTGCGGGCCTTCGCCGACCTGCCGCGGGCCGAGCGCATGGCCCTGGTACGCCGCGACTATCCGGAGTGGGAGCAGGCCCTGGGGCAGGCCCGGCGCTCCCTGTCCCACGGCGAGCTGCTCAACCGCGACTACTACGCCGGCCGCTTCGCCAGCCGGGTGGCGGGCCGCTGGATCTACAACTGGGAGGACGTGGATCTGGATCCGCTGCTGGACCACGAAGCTCCGACAATGCCCCCCAGCGTCTGA
- a CDS encoding NAD-dependent epimerase/dehydratase family protein: MKHVALVTGGAGAIGSRLAAELLRRDFEVVVLDDLSSGYPENVPEGARFVEGSVTDLGLLDRLFTDHGFTYVFHLAALFANQNSVDHPVQDLEINGGGTLALLERTAHAAEDLGGFQRFLYASSSCVYGNVSGAISEDQPTHATETPYAITKFLGEQYLQFFMEHYGLPGTIVRPFNSYGPGERPGRYRNVIPNFIKLALRGDPLNITGEGNETRDFTFNGDTVAGIVGAATSSASQGKAYNLATGQETKIIDLAKQIIRLSDSTSEIRFTGRRSWDQVTSRCGSITRAREDFGYTPSTSLEEGLRLTIDWIRSLAP, encoded by the coding sequence ATGAAACACGTCGCATTGGTCACAGGTGGAGCCGGTGCCATCGGTTCGCGCCTGGCAGCAGAGTTGCTCCGCCGAGACTTCGAAGTTGTCGTCCTCGATGATCTTTCCTCTGGGTATCCCGAGAACGTTCCCGAAGGAGCCCGGTTCGTCGAGGGTAGCGTCACCGACCTGGGTCTCCTTGATCGGCTCTTCACAGACCACGGTTTCACCTATGTATTCCACCTGGCCGCCCTTTTTGCGAACCAGAACTCGGTAGATCACCCGGTCCAAGACCTTGAGATCAACGGAGGAGGAACCCTCGCTCTCCTTGAGAGAACTGCTCACGCGGCGGAAGACTTGGGCGGGTTTCAGCGATTCCTCTACGCATCCTCGTCGTGCGTCTACGGCAACGTGTCCGGAGCCATTAGCGAAGACCAGCCAACCCATGCGACCGAAACCCCCTATGCCATCACCAAGTTCCTGGGCGAGCAGTACCTGCAATTCTTCATGGAGCACTACGGTCTCCCTGGAACCATCGTCCGCCCGTTCAATAGCTACGGGCCCGGAGAACGCCCCGGCCGCTACCGCAATGTCATCCCCAATTTCATTAAGCTCGCGCTACGGGGCGACCCCCTGAACATCACCGGTGAGGGCAACGAAACGCGAGATTTCACCTTCAACGGCGACACGGTTGCAGGCATTGTCGGTGCTGCTACGTCCTCCGCCTCACAAGGCAAAGCCTACAATCTAGCTACAGGCCAAGAGACCAAGATCATCGACCTCGCCAAACAGATCATCCGTCTGTCCGATAGCACCAGCGAGATTCGATTCACCGGCCGCCGCAGTTGGGACCAGGTCACCAGCCGATGCGGATCGATCACGCGAGCTCGTGAGGATTTCGGCTACACTCCCTCCACTTCGCTGGAAGAAGGTCTACGCCTCACCATCGACTGGATCCGTTCGCTCGCCCCGTGA
- a CDS encoding acylneuraminate cytidylyltransferase family protein — protein sequence MTLRTLGVIPARGGSKGLPDKNILPLGGEPLVLHTWKAAHAAQRLHRVILSTDSARIADTVRQAGGDVPFLRPAELATDSAQAIPVIQHALAEVERQERQEHEEAPPYDAVVMLQPTTPLRTTEDIDGALALLESSGADSVISVVDVGGHHPARMKYLRGDRLVDPPFCEARENQPRQELEPMYLRNGAIYATRRQVLLGGSFKGSDCRAWIMPAERSVNIDTGLDFRLAELMLNEDAC from the coding sequence ATGACTCTGCGCACCCTCGGTGTCATCCCCGCTCGAGGCGGCTCCAAGGGTCTGCCCGACAAGAACATCCTGCCGCTGGGAGGCGAGCCGCTGGTGCTCCATACCTGGAAAGCCGCCCACGCGGCGCAGCGGCTGCACCGGGTCATCCTGAGCACCGACTCCGCAAGGATCGCCGACACCGTGCGCCAGGCCGGCGGCGACGTCCCTTTCCTGCGCCCCGCGGAGCTGGCCACGGACAGCGCCCAGGCCATCCCGGTGATTCAGCACGCCCTGGCGGAGGTCGAGCGGCAGGAGCGGCAAGAGCACGAAGAGGCCCCTCCCTACGACGCCGTGGTGATGCTCCAGCCCACTACCCCGCTGCGCACCACCGAGGACATCGACGGGGCCCTGGCGCTGCTCGAATCCAGCGGCGCCGACAGCGTCATCAGCGTAGTCGACGTCGGCGGGCACCATCCGGCGCGGATGAAGTATCTGCGGGGAGATCGGCTCGTCGACCCTCCGTTCTGCGAAGCGAGGGAGAACCAGCCGAGGCAGGAGCTGGAGCCCATGTACCTGCGCAACGGTGCCATCTACGCCACCCGCCGGCAAGTCCTGCTGGGCGGCTCGTTCAAGGGCTCCGACTGCCGCGCTTGGATCATGCCCGCGGAGCGCTCGGTAAATATCGACACCGGCCTCGACTTCCGTCTCGCCGAGCTGATGCTGAACGAGGATGCATGCTGA
- a CDS encoding glycosyltransferase has product MSTATEHSSTPPPADLPRLLVWTWTDPDFPSGSPAILAALLDPLPAGKVEVVCEDRTQGRRQRLHRFRHPVHRYRLHQRLWPFRRGSRIRTALAYLCAPCLLLYGLWRIYRFRPGCLLTVYHQPLWIFTSYLLSKLTGVPVVYYVHDPYRQAAEHRGRLEGKLAAWIESRTLHHGLVVALSDYTAELYRQTAGIEARVLPHVADLSWASEVVPRPHTTGEEGRLVGYAGTIYENNQDLMKCLASVVEAEPRLCLRVWTPARQAVLEACGLLHPRIEIRFESDHQRLLEELSQCDLLYLPLSFHDSPSLPTDSLRYALPTKVVDYCLAGAPTLVHCPEDYATARFFRHHEAGFLLHRERLEDLRSWIKQWLDEDDTPSFSRGLGSARATFDPSRNHRLFREYVREAAQQDSKANQRQRNEVEK; this is encoded by the coding sequence ATGAGCACGGCCACCGAGCACTCTTCTACGCCTCCCCCAGCGGATCTACCCCGGCTCTTGGTGTGGACCTGGACCGATCCGGACTTCCCTTCCGGTAGCCCGGCGATCCTCGCAGCTCTGCTCGACCCGCTCCCCGCTGGCAAGGTGGAGGTCGTCTGCGAAGACCGCACTCAGGGTCGCCGCCAGCGGTTGCACCGCTTTCGCCATCCCGTACATCGATATCGTCTACACCAGCGGCTCTGGCCGTTTCGCCGCGGCTCGCGGATCCGCACCGCCCTCGCCTACCTCTGCGCCCCCTGCCTGCTGCTCTACGGCCTTTGGCGGATCTACCGGTTTCGCCCCGGCTGCCTGCTCACGGTCTACCATCAGCCCTTGTGGATCTTCACCAGCTATTTGCTCTCCAAGCTCACCGGCGTGCCGGTGGTCTACTACGTCCATGACCCCTACCGGCAAGCCGCCGAGCACCGTGGGCGCCTCGAAGGTAAGCTCGCAGCGTGGATCGAATCAAGAACCTTGCACCACGGGCTTGTAGTGGCGCTGTCCGACTACACCGCCGAGTTGTACCGGCAGACCGCCGGTATCGAAGCCCGGGTATTACCTCACGTCGCCGACCTGTCCTGGGCCTCAGAGGTGGTCCCTCGACCCCACACGACCGGCGAAGAAGGCCGTCTTGTCGGCTATGCCGGTACGATCTACGAGAACAATCAGGACCTGATGAAGTGTCTCGCCTCCGTAGTGGAGGCTGAACCTCGACTCTGTCTGCGGGTCTGGACTCCGGCCCGGCAAGCGGTGCTGGAAGCTTGCGGGCTTCTCCATCCGCGCATCGAGATTCGCTTCGAAAGCGATCATCAGCGTCTACTCGAAGAGCTCTCCCAATGCGACTTGCTCTACCTTCCCCTAAGCTTCCACGATAGCCCCAGTCTCCCCACCGACTCTCTGCGGTACGCTCTGCCGACCAAGGTGGTGGATTACTGCCTGGCAGGAGCGCCGACCCTCGTCCATTGCCCGGAGGACTATGCTACGGCAAGGTTCTTCCGTCATCACGAAGCGGGATTCCTACTGCATCGCGAGAGGTTGGAAGATCTGAGAAGCTGGATCAAGCAGTGGCTCGACGAAGATGACACACCGTCCTTCTCAAGAGGCTTGGGAAGTGCGAGGGCTACTTTCGACCCCAGCCGCAATCATCGGTTGTTTCGTGAGTATGTCCGAGAAGCGGCACAGCAAGATTCCAAGGCCAACCAACGTCAGCGCAACGAAGTAGAGAAGTGA
- a CDS encoding class I SAM-dependent methyltransferase: protein MSNQQPSPPNQPVDPGSSRKFFSAEFNGARFGSFQDLKLPRFIELFKELEEFSTAYGQQVASGEGWPETYPWPLDALHTNTRIWEYPFALDALRRFAAPGARILDIGSALTFFPSFLASSGYEVVASDIDPAMESSFRQLQPGLRALLGPKALERIAYRREDVTRLSLEDHSIEAVTNISVLEHLPFEALERAIIEIRRVLVPGGLFICTLDTWMRGGPRTAHHSPLDQQEFEAFMTSMLDHFELLDRPRITVPRDLITNLHCPLPTSSYNAAAATARRIRPFKALRALFNRPEPTPLEWSVFGTALESSST from the coding sequence ATGAGCAACCAGCAGCCAAGCCCGCCCAACCAACCGGTGGATCCCGGCTCCTCCCGGAAATTCTTTAGCGCTGAGTTCAACGGCGCGCGCTTCGGATCCTTCCAAGATCTTAAACTGCCGCGCTTCATCGAGCTGTTCAAGGAGCTCGAGGAGTTCTCAACCGCCTATGGGCAGCAAGTCGCCAGTGGAGAGGGATGGCCCGAGACCTATCCTTGGCCCCTGGACGCCCTCCACACCAACACGCGTATCTGGGAGTATCCCTTCGCCCTCGATGCCCTCCGCCGTTTCGCCGCCCCGGGGGCCAGGATCCTGGACATCGGATCAGCCCTCACTTTCTTCCCATCCTTCCTGGCGTCCAGTGGGTATGAGGTCGTTGCCTCGGATATCGATCCGGCTATGGAGAGCTCCTTTCGCCAACTTCAACCGGGTCTCCGAGCGCTGTTAGGTCCCAAAGCTTTGGAACGAATCGCCTACCGCCGGGAGGATGTGACGAGGCTATCTCTGGAGGATCACTCCATCGAGGCGGTAACCAACATCTCGGTGCTCGAACACCTACCCTTCGAAGCGCTGGAACGCGCCATCATCGAGATCCGAAGAGTTCTCGTCCCCGGAGGTTTGTTCATCTGCACCCTTGATACGTGGATGAGAGGAGGTCCGCGAACGGCGCATCACAGTCCCCTTGATCAACAAGAGTTTGAAGCCTTTATGACTTCGATGCTCGATCATTTCGAGCTCCTGGATCGACCCCGGATCACCGTGCCCAGGGACCTCATTACCAACCTCCATTGTCCGCTTCCTACCAGCAGCTACAATGCAGCAGCGGCCACCGCCCGCAGAATCCGGCCATTCAAGGCCCTGCGCGCGCTATTCAACCGTCCAGAACCCACGCCCCTTGAATGGAGCGTCTTCGGTACAGCCCTGGAGAGCTCGTCAACATGA
- a CDS encoding NAD(P)-dependent oxidoreductase, with product MLILHVEPRRAGKVARRRLKACGCQVEYVDCSDQAELLTALAARPYEAIFLRLGLALDARALDAGGELRFAVTPTTGLDHIDLAAAEERGVEVLSLRGETEFLATVRTTAEHTWALLLASMRHLVPALEDVRRGSWRREPFLADELDGNTLGILGLGRLGRIVAGYGVAFGMEVLAHDIDPDAFRSAPAAVAARSRDELLAQADVVSVHLPLDETTAGYLDADALSRMRRGAVLINTARGELVDEEALLEALESGRLAAAGLDVLAGDSRWSEQGPGAEHPLVRYAREHENLLLTPHMAGYGRNAIARTRLFMIEKFLRAAGKSRGGAEPGES from the coding sequence ATGCTGATCCTCCACGTCGAGCCTCGGCGGGCCGGCAAGGTCGCCCGGCGCCGGCTGAAAGCTTGCGGCTGCCAGGTCGAGTACGTCGACTGCTCCGACCAGGCAGAGCTCCTCACCGCCCTGGCGGCCCGGCCCTACGAAGCGATCTTCCTCCGCCTCGGCCTGGCCCTCGACGCAAGAGCTCTCGACGCCGGCGGTGAGCTGCGCTTCGCCGTCACCCCCACCACCGGACTCGATCACATCGACCTCGCCGCCGCCGAGGAACGCGGCGTCGAGGTCCTCAGCCTGCGGGGCGAGACCGAATTCCTGGCCACCGTACGCACCACGGCGGAACACACGTGGGCCTTGCTCCTCGCCTCCATGCGGCATCTGGTTCCAGCCCTGGAGGACGTACGCCGGGGCAGCTGGCGCCGCGAGCCCTTCCTCGCCGACGAGCTCGACGGCAACACCCTGGGCATCCTCGGTCTGGGGCGGCTAGGGCGCATCGTCGCTGGCTACGGCGTAGCCTTCGGTATGGAAGTGCTGGCCCACGACATCGACCCCGACGCCTTCCGTAGCGCGCCCGCCGCCGTCGCCGCCCGCAGCCGCGACGAGCTGCTGGCACAGGCCGACGTGGTCAGCGTGCACCTGCCCCTCGACGAAACCACCGCCGGCTATTTGGATGCCGACGCCCTGAGTCGTATGCGGCGAGGCGCGGTGCTGATCAACACCGCCCGCGGCGAGCTGGTGGACGAAGAGGCGCTGCTCGAGGCCCTGGAGTCCGGTCGTCTCGCCGCCGCCGGCCTCGACGTCCTGGCCGGAGACAGCCGCTGGAGCGAGCAGGGCCCCGGCGCCGAGCACCCCCTGGTACGCTACGCTCGCGAGCACGAGAATCTGCTGCTGACGCCCCACATGGCGGGCTACGGCCGCAACGCCATCGCCCGCACCCGCTTGTTCATGATCGAGAAATTCCTCCGCGCCGCCGGCAAGAGCCGAGGGGGCGCCGAACCGGGAGAGTCATGA
- a CDS encoding glycosyltransferase family 2 protein encodes MSVQRTVNMVIPMAGHGQRFRDAGYTVPKPLIEVFGRPMYSWAVDSLPLELARRLIFVALEEHLEQQGLRRDIEERYSDYDPIVIGLPEVTAGQACTVLTAREHIDVPEPLIIYNADTFCRTNLVQTLPQLPPQVGGVLGVFQAPGDRWSFARLDDEGRVVETAEKRRISPWATTGLYHFTRGSDFVRHADAMVAEQDRSRGEYYVAPLYNRLLAEGVELRVDVSPEVWVLGTPEELEHFVEHYPSSGTDHPATSSEG; translated from the coding sequence ATGAGCGTCCAACGCACCGTCAACATGGTGATCCCCATGGCCGGCCACGGACAGCGCTTCCGGGACGCCGGCTACACCGTGCCCAAGCCCCTCATCGAGGTCTTCGGCCGGCCCATGTACAGCTGGGCGGTGGACAGCCTGCCCCTGGAGCTGGCCCGACGGCTGATCTTCGTGGCGCTGGAGGAGCACCTGGAGCAGCAGGGGCTGCGCCGGGACATCGAGGAGCGCTACAGCGACTACGATCCCATCGTCATCGGCCTTCCGGAGGTCACCGCCGGCCAGGCGTGCACGGTGCTAACGGCGCGGGAGCACATCGACGTTCCGGAGCCGCTGATCATCTACAACGCCGACACCTTCTGCCGTACCAACCTGGTGCAGACTCTCCCCCAGCTGCCACCCCAGGTCGGGGGCGTCTTGGGCGTCTTCCAGGCGCCCGGCGACCGCTGGAGCTTCGCCCGCCTGGACGATGAGGGCCGGGTGGTGGAAACCGCCGAGAAGCGCCGCATCTCCCCGTGGGCCACCACCGGCCTCTACCACTTCACCCGCGGCTCAGACTTCGTGCGCCACGCCGACGCCATGGTGGCGGAGCAGGATCGCAGCCGCGGCGAGTACTACGTCGCCCCTCTCTACAACCGCCTGCTGGCGGAAGGAGTGGAGCTGCGGGTGGATGTCAGCCCGGAGGTGTGGGTGTTGGGCACGCCGGAGGAGCTGGAGCATTTCGTCGAGCATTACCCGAGTTCCGGCACGGACCATCCAGCAACCAGCTCCGAGGGCTGA
- a CDS encoding glycosyltransferase family 4 protein, giving the protein MARVLFVLNSASGGAAVSARDLMRELRQHGHRCFAVLPPGASADEMEALRQVSEEHVTMPLPWWNRKYKAKLWKRPLHWGWNLWRSGGHLGSLLALRRCLRRWDIELVHTNTSLNLQGALVAAWSGVPHVWHIREHIGHRRLFRFWLPEPLLARTFESLSDALVVNSETSAELFRRHHRDRTLRVIYNGVDLDLFAGGAEERAPALRKSWGAGEEEPVVAMVAHLSSRVKRHDVFVRAVAQLAPRWPQARFVVVGTDPAQSGGYRSELEHARAIHDLARELKVDQRILWAGALDDVPAVMNAVDLLVHPADRESFGRVAVEAMAAGKPVVAADAGGLREIVEDGVTGLRVPAGDADGFARAIEELLEQPQRRQALGQAGRRRVEERFSLTATGRDVDALYRSLMEAAA; this is encoded by the coding sequence ATGGCCCGCGTCCTCTTCGTCCTCAACTCCGCCTCCGGCGGCGCCGCCGTCAGCGCCCGGGACCTGATGCGGGAGCTCCGACAGCACGGTCACCGCTGCTTCGCGGTCCTGCCCCCAGGAGCGTCGGCGGACGAGATGGAGGCCCTACGCCAAGTGAGCGAGGAGCACGTGACGATGCCGCTGCCCTGGTGGAATCGCAAATACAAGGCCAAGCTGTGGAAGCGGCCCCTGCACTGGGGCTGGAATCTGTGGCGTAGCGGCGGCCACCTGGGGTCGCTGCTGGCCCTGCGGCGTTGCCTGCGCCGTTGGGACATCGAGCTGGTGCACACCAACACTTCCCTCAATCTCCAGGGCGCCCTGGTAGCGGCCTGGTCCGGGGTGCCCCACGTATGGCATATCCGCGAGCACATCGGGCACCGGCGGCTGTTCCGGTTCTGGTTGCCGGAGCCGCTCCTGGCGCGCACCTTCGAGAGCCTGTCCGACGCCCTGGTGGTCAACTCCGAGACCAGCGCCGAACTCTTCCGCCGCCACCACCGGGACCGGACCCTGCGGGTGATCTACAACGGTGTCGACCTCGACCTCTTCGCCGGCGGCGCCGAGGAGCGGGCCCCGGCCCTGCGCAAAAGCTGGGGCGCCGGTGAGGAGGAGCCGGTGGTGGCCATGGTGGCGCACCTGAGCTCGCGGGTGAAGCGTCACGACGTCTTCGTCCGCGCCGTCGCCCAGCTGGCACCGCGCTGGCCCCAGGCTCGCTTCGTGGTGGTGGGCACGGATCCGGCCCAAAGCGGCGGCTACCGCAGCGAGCTGGAGCACGCCCGGGCCATCCACGACTTGGCCCGAGAGCTGAAAGTCGACCAGCGCATCCTGTGGGCCGGAGCCCTGGACGACGTGCCGGCGGTGATGAACGCCGTCGATCTGCTGGTCCATCCCGCCGACCGGGAGAGCTTTGGCCGGGTAGCGGTGGAGGCCATGGCAGCGGGCAAGCCGGTGGTGGCCGCCGACGCCGGCGGGCTGCGGGAGATCGTCGAGGACGGCGTCACCGGGCTGCGGGTGCCGGCGGGAGACGCCGACGGCTTCGCCCGGGCCATCGAGGAGCTGCTGGAGCAGCCGCAGCGGCGCCAGGCCCTCGGGCAAGCGGGTCGCCGCCGGGTCGAGGAACGTTTCTCCCTGACGGCGACGGGCCGGGACGTGGACGCCCTCTACCGGTCCCTGATGGAGGCGGCGGCATGA